gaaaatgaacCCTAGGTAGGTAAAGGAATCTCCTTGGCTTCTAACCGCTTTTGGTGGTGCAGACACCACCTGATGTCACCCAGGGACACGTTTTCACCCACCTGTGACCAGGGAGCTTCAGGGAGTGGCATCCGTTCCCATGGGAGAGTCCCCCAAAGTCATTTAATGGTATAAACAGCGTGCTTCTATGTAAACCCCGGtaacaaaaaatagttttctatcAAATACAGTATCAAATTGTCATTTCATGTAAACACAGTGATTCCTGGTAAAGAATTGAGGCCAAAGTACCACAAAAAATGGCCACGGGATTGAtccctgcttaaaaaaaaatcctaaaacttgTAAAAGATAAAGAGTTCCCACACCCCGCTCTCCTCAGGCCATTGTCAATCATCCACTTCTGCCGAAGCCGCTCCACCGTGGTCTGCCCGTCCCCTGGAAGCACCGTCCGGAGGCAGAAGCAGCGGGCGGAGCCAGGAGATGCTGCTGCCCCGCCTCCTGCCCGGGGCTGTTCCCTGCGGCCCGTCCTCTGTGGGCTCTGGAGTCTCCGAGGAAGTCCCAGGGGTCCGGGGTCTTCCGTGGAACCAGCCTCTGCCCCGGAGGGGTCCTCTGCAGCCCGCGCGGCCAGGCGCTCTGGGTCGGGGCGGTGAGGTGCCCCTTCCGCGGGACGTCCGGGGGCACTGCGCCCTCCCCACGCCGCGCCAGCCCTCGCAGTGGCAGCCCCAGACAGCGCGCGGGTCTCCTGCGCCCACACTGCGCGGCGCTACCCCTGCAGGTCGGAGAAGGGGGCCTGGCCGCCCTCGCTGCAGCTGGACGAGTTGCTCAGCACGGCCGACCCCGGGCTCGACTCTGCGGGGAGATGAGGCGGGGACAGGCTTCGGCGTCTGCTCTCCGGGGCACATGCGGAGCAGCTTCCTCGCACACGGGCCCTTGGCAGCGTCACGGGTGGGCTCGGGGCACGTGGGCCTTACCTGAGCTGCTCAGGCACTGGGCCGAGCCGGACGGGCCGAGCTGGACGGACAGGCTGCTGGCCGGCACCCAGCCCTCCTTGCCAGTGGTCGGGTCCCTGACGTACCTGCAAAGGGCGAGGGTCAGCAGCGGCCACGTGCGGGGCAGTCCGGGGGTGAGCACGGGGTCTTACCAAAGGCCCTCGTCGCCCTGCTGCACCAGCTCCACCACGTCCCCGCTCCTCACGACCAGCGCATCAGGGCCTCCCTTCTCGTGGTCCGCCACGACCGTGTATTTCCcgggaacctggtgggagatgggCAGGGGCACAGGCAGCATCAGCCCCACAGGAGCCTGGCGGAGAACTGGTCCTTAGTGCCCTGCCCCGTGGGAGCTCCTGGCCATGGCCGGCTCAGGGGAAGGGCTCCAGCCTCAGGAGGCGGCTATGCCGCAGGTCATGACCACGTCAGAGGGGATGGAAAGCGTCTGTGAATCTGTCCTTGGGCCCAGCTGCCCCAGCCTCACACTGGTCTCCACACAGAGCTCCCGACCCCAGGGCCTCTGCACCTCCATACCCGCCTCCCGGAGGGCACTTCCCTGCCTTCGGGTCTTATTTCCATGCTGCTTTGCTGAGGCCTTCCTTGGCACTCCCCGACTCgcccctcctctgccctccctctccccccacAGCTGTCCTGCCCAACCTCCCCAAGCCTCActcctcttttctccttgctGTGAGAGCGGAGGTTCCTGTCTGTGCTGTTTCTGCTTTGTCTCCAGGGCCTAGAACTGTGCCCGGCACACAGCGGAGGCTGCACAGATGTCATGGGACACGTTCCCCTGGGGAATGGGGAACCGCAAAGCGGCAGCTGTTCCTACAGAGTGGGGAGATTCACAGCCTCCTGGTGCTGTGTGCAGTGGGCTGAGGAGGGCTGCTGCCGGCTGCAGGGCCTGGAGCAGGAGGACGGTGACTGGGCTGCCTGCCCTCACCCAGTGGCCTGTACTGGCTCCTGCCCCTGTGGTGCCCAGAGTAGCCAGGATCACTCCCCACACTCCAGGATCATCCAAAGAATGAGATCCAAATCTCTCTCCAGGCCCCGTGCACCCTGGTCCACCAGCCTGTTTCCCCTCCTGCCATGTGGCCTCCGCCTCTGTGTCCCCCACATCCATTCTCACACCTAGGCCTTCCTTTGTGCTGTCTCTGTGGGAGAGGCTGGCGACCCTGAGGGCCCTCCCTACCcttccatgcctggcttctcTGCCCTTCCAGAGCCTCCGGGACCTGTCCCCTTTGCACCTCCAGCCTTGGTGCGTGGACCAGGCACAGCACAGAAGGTGCAACAGACACTTCTTGGTGTAACCCTCACTGGAATGATTAACACATGGCAGCTTTTTCTTGCTTCTGACATTAACAATGAATGTTGTTTCAAATGCTTAGCAGTTCCATTTTCTTACGAAATGAGAGAGAGTTGTGTGTATAGTTAGGAAGGCTCAGCGTTCTATGTCATAAAGGGTAGTGCGGTGGGGACTGTCTCCTCTGAGGAAGGTGTACCCATGAGTGGGCTCTACAGGAGGCTGGGTGGGCACCTGGAAATTAACCCAGAAACACAAAGTGCCACTGAGATAGAGGAGCTAGGAGGAGCTGGGG
The window above is part of the Theropithecus gelada isolate Dixy unplaced genomic scaffold, Tgel_1.0 HiC_scaffold_16036, whole genome shotgun sequence genome. Proteins encoded here:
- the LOC112617329 gene encoding guanine nucleotide exchange factor DBS-like, which encodes MEVQRPWGRELCVETSVPGKYTVVADHEKGGPDALVVRSGDVVELVQQGDEGLWYVRDPTTGKEGWVPASSLSVQLGPSGSAQCLSSSESSPGSAVLSNSSSCSEGGQAPFSDLQG